In the genome of Paraburkholderia azotifigens, the window ATCCTTCACTTTCTTGATGTCGAGCTTGAAGTTGATCGCGCTGATGATGCCGTCGCCGAACTGCTCGTGAACCAGCGCCTTCAGCGTCGAGCCGTACACCTGAATCATTTCGTAGAAGCGATAGACGGTCGGATCGGTCGGCACGCCACCGGGGATGCTGCCGCGCAAGGGAATGGTCTGCAGCAGACGCACTGCAGCGTCATCGAGCCCGAGCCGTTCGGCAACCAGCTTCGCCGCCTTCTCGGGCAGGGCGTGCTGGCCGAGCAGCGCAGCCGTCGTGAAAGCGATGCTCAGGCCCGTGCCTTCGTTGATCGCTTCGAATGTGAGGTTCTTGCGCGTCTTCGCGTCGATGATGATTTCCGTCAGTGCTTCGCGTGCGTGCTGGGTGGTTTGCGACTGGGTCATGATGTGTGCTCCTTGAATGAACGGGATGAATCAGTGCGCCGCGACGTATTCGTCGGACGTTGCGGTGACATTGGGATGCGTCGACAGCGAGACGAACTGACGTGTGGCGCTGTCGAGTGCGTCGAT includes:
- the cynS gene encoding cyanase; protein product: MTQSQTTQHAREALTEIIIDAKTRKNLTFEAINEGTGLSIAFTTAALLGQHALPEKAAKLVAERLGLDDAAVRLLQTIPLRGSIPGGVPTDPTVYRFYEMIQVYGSTLKALVHEQFGDGIISAINFKLDIKKVKDPEGGERAVITLDGKYLPTRPF